One Polaribacter reichenbachii genomic window, TTTTTTTGAACCGTAATTTCCATAAGGACCAGGCCACATATCATAACCTGCTTTAGATGATATTATTAATTCATCTCTATAACCACTAAAATCTTTCTTTAAAATTTTACCAAAAGTAGTTTCTGCAGAACCATAAGGTGGACCGTAATTATTTGCCAAATCAAAATGTGTAATTCCATTATCGAAAGCACATTTTAAAAGGTTTCTGGCATTTTTAAAATCGTCATTTTCTCCGAAATTATGCCATAATCCTAAAGAGAGTTCAGGCAATAACAATCCACTATTTCCTGTTCTTCTGTAATTCATTTTTTTATAGCGATTTTCATCAGCTACATATTTACTTTTTTTACTCATTTTTTATATATTTTTTTAATCGTAAAACAGCTAATAAGCTAATTATAGATTTAATTGTAAGTAAAATTTAGATTTTAACATTTGAGTTTTTTTAGCTACACTTGCCAAACTAAAATAGTTACTAAATAGACAATAAAAGTAATGTTATCAATATTATATTGTAAAGTTTTACTTTATCATCGGTAACGATTTTTACTAATTTTTTATGTAAAAAAATCGATTTCAAATCCTAACTTAACTTGTTTAGGTTAAATCTAAAAAGGATTAAAGTTTAAAAATACAAAACAAAAATTAATAGATTACGATACAATCTAAATTGCCAAAATTCACCAATCAATTTTTTTTTCATAATATAAGAATAGCAAAAAAAACTGAATAATTTTTTGTATTTATAGAAGTGCTTCTTTTAATAAGGTAATTGGGTGTTTTGCTATACGTTTTGTTCCATCAAAAATTTGATGTCTACAACTTGTACCAGCAGCAGCAATTTCTGTGTCTTCGCTACAATTTCTAACTTTAGGAAATAAAGTATCTTCACCTACTTGCATAGAAACTTTGTAGTGCTCTTTTTCGTAACCAAAAGAACCAGCCATTCCACAACAACCTGTATTTAAAACAGTAACTGAATAATTTTCTGGTAAACTCAGCATTTTAAAACTAGAAAAAGTACCAGACAATGCTTTTTGATGACAATGACCGTGAATTTTTAATGTCTTTTTTTCTGATGTAAAAAGGCTTTTATCAATATTTTCTTTTTCAATTTCTTTGGCTAAAAACTCTTCGAAAGTAAATGCGTTTTTTGCAATTTTTTCTGCGGATGTTTTATCGTCAGCTAACCTTAAATATTCGTCTCTAAAACTTAAAATTGCAGAAGGTTCAATACCAACCAGAGGAATATCATCAGAAATTAAATCTTTAAAAATGGCTACATTATTGTTGCAAATTGCTTTGGCCTCTCTTAAAAATCCTTTAGAAATATGGCTTCTTCCACTTTCATTGTGAGCAACAGTTTTTACTTCATAACCTAATTTTTCTAACAAGATTACAGCATCTTTCCCTATTTCTGCATCGTAATAATTAGTGAATTCATCATTGAATAAATACACCGCTTTTTTAGCAGATTTTGGTTGATATTTCTTTAACCAACTTTCTAAAGTCTGATTTGCTAATTTAGGCACAGAACGTTCTACTGCAACACCTAATACTTTTTTAGCAATTGTAGTATTAGTAAAAAAGTTAGTAATAGCAGGGAATTTGCTGCCTAATTTATTGTATTTTACATTATTCGCAAACATTTTACTTCGAAAAGAATAACCATTTGTTTCTTGGTATTGGTAAAGAAATTCGGCTTTCATACTAGCAATATCTACATTACTTGGGCATTCTGTAGCACAAGCTTTGCAACTTAAACAAAGATCTAAAACTTGTTTTAACTCTTTAGAATCGAATTTATTTATGGCTGTATTATTTGTTAAAACTTCTCGCAAAGTATTTGCTCTTGCTCTTGTAGTATCTTTTTCGTTTTTTGTAGCTCTATAACTTGGGCATAATGTTCCACCAGCTTCTACTGGTTTTCTACAATCTCCAGAACCATTACACTTTTCAGCTAATTTTAAAATACCTTCATCTTTAGAAAAATCTTGTAGCGTTTTAATTACAGGTTCTTCTCTGTCAATTTCATAACGTAGACTTTCATCCATTGCAAATGCGTCTGTAATTTTTCCTTGGTTAAAAACATTATTGGGGTCAAAAGCTTTTTTTATTCTTCTTAAAAGTTGATAATTATTATCGCCAATCATTAACGGAATAAATTCTGCTCTAACAATTCCATCTCCATGTTCGCCAGAAAAAGAACCCTTATATTTTTTTACTAATTCTGCGGTTTCTGTTGTAATTTTTCTGAAAAGAACAACATCTTCTGACTTTTTTAAATTTAAAATAGGACGTAAATGTAATTCTCCTGCACCTGCATGCGCATAATACACAGCATTTTGCTGGTATTTATCCATTATTTTGGTAAATTCTTCAATATAATTTGGCAAATCTTCTAAAGCAACAGCAGTATCTTCAATACAAGCAACCGCTTTTTTGTCGCCAACAATATTTGCCAAAGCACCTAAACCGGCTTTACGTAAATAATGCACTTTTGCAATATCTTTTCCATATACTTTTGGATGATGATAACCAAAGTTATTTTTCTTGAAATCTGCAATTAAATTATCAGCATAAATTTCTGCTTGTTCTATGGTATTTGCAGAAACTTCTAGCATTAAAACTGCTTCAGGATCTCCTTGTAAAAAGAAGCGATTTTCGGCTAATTTTCGGTTATCTTTTGTACAATCTAAAATGGTTTTATCCATTAATTCACAATTGTACAAGTTATGATTCATAGAAATTAAAGTAGCTTTTAAACTTTCGTTTATACTTGTAAAATGGCTACAAACCATAATGCTTTCTTTAGGAGCAATAGCATCTAGTTGTAGTGTAATTGATGTTGAAAAAGCCAATGTACCTTCGCTACCTGTTAAGAATTTGGCAACATTTATGGTAGCTTCATTACCACCAAATAAATCTGATTTTAAAAATTCATCTACAGCATAACCCGTACATCTTCTATGTATTTCTGGTTTCGGAAATTCGTTTTTAATTTCTTGCTGATTTTCTAAGGCTGATAACTCATCAAAAATAGCTTTGTATATTTTGCCTTCTTGAGTGTTTTCTTTTGTTTTTTTAATGAATTCTGCTGATGAAATTTCGTTAAAAGTAGCTGTGCTACCATCGCTTAAAATGGCATCAATAGATAAAACTTTGTCACGAGTTACTCCATATTTTATAGAAGTACTTCCAGAGGAATTGTTACCAACCATACCACCAATCATACATCTATTAGATGTTGAGGTGTTTGGTCCAAAAAATAATCCAAAAGGTTTTAAATATACATTTAAAGAATCTCTAACAACACCTGGTTGTAACGTAATGGTTTTTGCTTTTTCATCAAAAGAAATAATTTTTGTAAAATGTTTAGACACATCTACAACAATACCTTCTCCAACACATTGACCAGCAAGAGAGGTTCCTGCAGTTCTTGGTATTAATGTGATATTGTTTTTAGTAGCAAAATCGATTAAGATTTTAATGTCTTTTTCATTTTTAGGAAAAGCAACAGCTAACGGAATTTTTCTGTACACAGAAGCATCAGTTGCATATAAGGTTTTGTGTAAATTATCGAAAAGAACATCACCAGAAAGTGCGTTGTGTAAATCTTTTAAAACAGTATTATTAATCATCAAAAAAATAGTAAAAGAATCTAATTTACAAATATCAGCATAATAAATCTTTTAAAATAAAAATAAGAAAAACGATTCATTAATTTTATCAATTTGCTAAAAAACACTTTCATTTAATAACGATATTTATAAAGTTTTTGTATTTAGCTTAACTCAGATGTTTTTTATGAAAAGATACTTTAAGAAAATATGTAATTTTTATAGAATTAGATTGAAAAAATAACCAGATATGATAATACAAAGAGTTACCACACCAAAAAAGATGGCAATTAGTTTTAAAGACATTACTTTTTTTAATAGCATAGCTTCTGGCAAAGACAAGCCAACAACACCCATCATAAAAGCAATTGCTGTACCAATTGGTATTCCCTTTGCGACTAATACTTGTACAACTGGTAAAATTCCTGATGCGTTAGCATACATTGGCACAGCTAAAATAGTTGCAATGGGTACAGCAAACAGATTATCTTTGGCCATATATTGTTCAAAAAATCCTTCAGGAATATAGCCGTGCATTAATCCGCCAATGGCAATACCAATAATTACAAAAGGAATAATTCCTTTAAGAATTTTAATTACTTCTGCCCAGATTATTGGTAATCTTTGCGAAAAGCTTAATTGTTCTGCTTCGAATTTATCTTGTTCTCTTTGTGCATTTGCTAAAACTTCTTTGACCCAAGGAGTTAAAAAAGGTTCTAGTTTTAATTTTTGAAGAATTACACCAGAAATTGTACCCAGTAAAATTCCACTTAAAACATAAATAATTGTCATTTTAAATCCGAATAAACCTACAAACAAACCAATGGCAACCTCATTAACTAAAGGAGATGTAATTAAAAAAGCAAAGGTTACGCCTAATGGAATTCCTCCTCTTACAAAACCAATAAATAATGGAACTGAGGAACAAGAACAAAAAGGTGTTACCACACCAAAAAGACTTGCCATTAAATACTCTAAACCATACAATTTATTTCTAGAAAGATAATTTTTAACTTTGTCTATAGGGAAATAGCTATTTACAATTCCCATAAAAAAGATAACCACAAAAAGTAGTATTAAAATCTTTACTGTGTCGTAAATAAAGAAATTTAAAGCCTCTACTAAATGTTGTTCTTTTTCTAAATTTAGAACATCATAAACAAACCAATCTGCTATGTTTTGTATCCAATTAAACATAATTTAATCTGAGGTTGCTATTTTAAAAGTTCTAAAACCTCTGTTTTAGAAGGTATTCTACCTTTAATTGTAATTACATCATCAATTACTAAAGCAGGTGTACTCATTACGTTGTATTTCATAATCTCCATAATATCTTCTACTTTTTCAATGTTTGCATCAATATTGTTTTCAGAAACGACATCTTTAACAACTCCTGTCATAGTTTGACATTTAAGACAACCTGTTCCTAGAATTTTAATTATTTTACTCATAATATTTAAATTTGTTTATCGTAAATAGGCGATAATGTTTATAAAAAATATCAATCAAAAAATTGTTGAAATAATGATTTTGCTTTTTTCCAATTTTCTTGATGAATACAGTATTTTATTTTTGGTGGTTTTAATTCTCCTTGAATTAATCCCGCATTTTTTAATTCTTTTAAGTGCTGCGAAACTGTAGATTGTGCTAATGGAAAAATAGTAACCAAATCGCCTGTAAAACAACAAGATTGATTTTCTAAATGTTTTAAAATTGCAATGCGTGTAGGGTGTGCCAATGCTTTTGCAAATTTTGCTAAATCTGCTGTGTTTTGCTGATATTCTATTTGTTCTAAAGTTCGTTTCATATTTCTTATCGCAAATTTACGATGGGTGATTTAGCAGAAATCTGACTTTTATCAGTTATTATAGATTTTTTACGAGGATTGTTTTTTATTAGAATTCAAATCAAAATTCCCGAAATTATATTAAAAGCAAACTCTTAATATATTCTTAATACTTTGTTAAAGCAACGTTTATAAATTTAATGAATTCCTATATTTG contains:
- a CDS encoding FAD-binding and (Fe-S)-binding domain-containing protein, with protein sequence MINNTVLKDLHNALSGDVLFDNLHKTLYATDASVYRKIPLAVAFPKNEKDIKILIDFATKNNITLIPRTAGTSLAGQCVGEGIVVDVSKHFTKIISFDEKAKTITLQPGVVRDSLNVYLKPFGLFFGPNTSTSNRCMIGGMVGNNSSGSTSIKYGVTRDKVLSIDAILSDGSTATFNEISSAEFIKKTKENTQEGKIYKAIFDELSALENQQEIKNEFPKPEIHRRCTGYAVDEFLKSDLFGGNEATINVAKFLTGSEGTLAFSTSITLQLDAIAPKESIMVCSHFTSINESLKATLISMNHNLYNCELMDKTILDCTKDNRKLAENRFFLQGDPEAVLMLEVSANTIEQAEIYADNLIADFKKNNFGYHHPKVYGKDIAKVHYLRKAGLGALANIVGDKKAVACIEDTAVALEDLPNYIEEFTKIMDKYQQNAVYYAHAGAGELHLRPILNLKKSEDVVLFRKITTETAELVKKYKGSFSGEHGDGIVRAEFIPLMIGDNNYQLLRRIKKAFDPNNVFNQGKITDAFAMDESLRYEIDREEPVIKTLQDFSKDEGILKLAEKCNGSGDCRKPVEAGGTLCPSYRATKNEKDTTRARANTLREVLTNNTAINKFDSKELKQVLDLCLSCKACATECPSNVDIASMKAEFLYQYQETNGYSFRSKMFANNVKYNKLGSKFPAITNFFTNTTIAKKVLGVAVERSVPKLANQTLESWLKKYQPKSAKKAVYLFNDEFTNYYDAEIGKDAVILLEKLGYEVKTVAHNESGRSHISKGFLREAKAICNNNVAIFKDLISDDIPLVGIEPSAILSFRDEYLRLADDKTSAEKIAKNAFTFEEFLAKEIEKENIDKSLFTSEKKTLKIHGHCHQKALSGTFSSFKMLSLPENYSVTVLNTGCCGMAGSFGYEKEHYKVSMQVGEDTLFPKVRNCSEDTEIAAAGTSCRHQIFDGTKRIAKHPITLLKEALL
- a CDS encoding ArsR/SmtB family transcription factor, encoding MKRTLEQIEYQQNTADLAKFAKALAHPTRIAILKHLENQSCCFTGDLVTIFPLAQSTVSQHLKELKNAGLIQGELKPPKIKYCIHQENWKKAKSLFQQFFD
- a CDS encoding permease; its protein translation is MFNWIQNIADWFVYDVLNLEKEQHLVEALNFFIYDTVKILILLFVVIFFMGIVNSYFPIDKVKNYLSRNKLYGLEYLMASLFGVVTPFCSCSSVPLFIGFVRGGIPLGVTFAFLITSPLVNEVAIGLFVGLFGFKMTIIYVLSGILLGTISGVILQKLKLEPFLTPWVKEVLANAQREQDKFEAEQLSFSQRLPIIWAEVIKILKGIIPFVIIGIAIGGLMHGYIPEGFFEQYMAKDNLFAVPIATILAVPMYANASGILPVVQVLVAKGIPIGTAIAFMMGVVGLSLPEAMLLKKVMSLKLIAIFFGVVTLCIIISGYFFNLIL
- a CDS encoding thioredoxin family protein; protein product: MSKIIKILGTGCLKCQTMTGVVKDVVSENNIDANIEKVEDIMEIMKYNVMSTPALVIDDVITIKGRIPSKTEVLELLK